Genomic DNA from Equus caballus isolate H_3958 breed thoroughbred chromosome 10, TB-T2T, whole genome shotgun sequence:
cccacctcagggcctttgcacgtgctgttgcCTCTGCCTGCACCCCAGACCTTCCCACCATTCAGGGCCTTTCCTGATCACCAGATGTCAAATAGCCACTCCATCAGGTCGCTGTTCTATTTTCTGTACAGCACTAATTCCAATCGGAAATCAGAAATTTatcttgcattttaaaattgtataatgTGTCCGTGTCCTCATTTATTATCAGTTCTCCGCCCCCCACGCCCCCCAAACGtgagctccacgagggcagagaTTGTTTTATTTGCTGCTGAGTCCTCAGCACCTAGACCTGGGCCTGGCACAcaacaggtgctcagtaagtCCTTGGGAGTAAATGAGACAAGACCAGACATCAGGCAGAGGTGAGCAAGGGTGAGGGGAAGCAGGAGCGACAGACGCCGAGGAGATGGGGCTttgaaagaagaagggagaaggtgGGGGGTGGAGAGAGTGAGGGGGTCCccagaggaggcagaggtggcGCGCTGGACCCTGCAGAAGCCCCCTGAGGCCGTGGTCAGAGGTGGGAGTCTGGGCTTGGTCTCTTTCCCCAGGGGCTGCCAGGAGGGAGTGGACGGAGAGGGGTCTCCCCGGGGGTGGCTGAAGAGCTGTCACGGGGGCCTCTGGTTTGTCCAGGGCCTAGGCTGGGTTGAGATTGGGCATCATGGGGAGCAGATTCCCCAGCCCTCAGGGACCTCCTGAGAATCCCAGGCACAAGGCATCTCCCACTGGCCCACCCAACTCCCCTCGGGAGCCAAGAACTCGTCCCCTCCCCGAAGGGTATGTGGGGTCAGAGGCAAGGAATCAGAGAAATGTGGGGCCTGCCTCAGGTCTGGCTGCCCCACAGCAGAATGGGACAGGTCAGATGGCACTGAGGGACACTCTGGGGTGAGTGCAATGTCATCGAAGAGGTCCAGGGTGGAGGCATCCAGGACAGCAAGGCTCAGGCTGGGGCCGGCAAGGGGCACCTCAGTGGGTGCCACAGCGCAGGCCACCCCCAGGAAGGGggatggaggaggtgggggcggTCTTTGGGGCAGCCGTCGCTGGGGAGGTGCCTCCTGGGACAGGATAGTTAGGGCCAGGCGCTGGGTGGCAGCCTCGATCTTGGCAAACTGCCTGCAGAGAGATGGGCATTAGCTGGATGACCATGGAGGAGTCCCCTCCTGTCTGCCATCCAGGAGTGGTttgtcccttctctctctccctatgtttcttttctttgctaacCTCCCTGACCCCAGGTCCGTTTTCTTGAGTCTGACAGTCAATCTTTCTGATCCCATTCGTAGGGGAAGCTCTGAACAGCTGTGggggttgtgcactgcacaaggcAGCACATCTAATCCAGCACTAAGAACTTTTTTGAAGTGTAGATTTATTAGGACCATATTCTAATATAGAAACATAAAAACTGTCTCCAGGAAAGGGTGCCttcaaagaaaaatctcacataaagACGCACTGAGGGCTGGCGGTGCGTGTGTAACATTGACTCTCTGTGGCATTGACTGCCTGAACAGCTCTTGAATCTGCCCAGCTCTCAGCGTCTCCCACCTGGATGACTGCAGTAGCCACTGCACTGGTCTCTCCCAGGATTCCCACCCCCTCAGCAACGAGATGGATGGATCTCACAAGCTGTCaggggctgaactgtgtccccctaaaattcgtatgttgaagtcct
This window encodes:
- the C10H19orf85 gene encoding uncharacterized protein C19orf85 homolog; translation: MHPGAPAAPGISEPGPQELCAFMRGAAAHMLRALHPRRTRPPKRRPNHRRFLHNQICRQFAKIEAATQRLALTILSQEAPPQRRLPQRPPPPPPSPFLGVACAVAPTEVPLAGPSLSLAVLDASTLDLFDDIALTPECPSVPSDLSHSAVGQPDLRQAPHFSDSLPLTPHTLRGGDEFLAPEGSWVGQWEMPCAWDSQEVPEGWGICSP